One stretch of Comamonas testosteroni DNA includes these proteins:
- a CDS encoding Lrp/AsnC family transcriptional regulator produces MDRIDIKILSLLQEDSSLSLQQLSEAVHLSSTPCWRRLQRLEQEGYIQKRVALLSPQKLNLGVTVFVSIRTTQHNDQWMHKLTRVIDDIPEIVEFYRMSGDIDYLLRVVVPDVQSYDAVYKRLVKGIELSGVSSSFAMEQIKWTTALPLDYIPMSKS; encoded by the coding sequence ATGGACCGCATAGACATAAAAATCCTATCCTTGCTTCAAGAGGACTCCAGCCTCTCCTTGCAGCAACTGAGCGAAGCTGTTCACCTCTCCTCCACACCGTGCTGGCGGCGGCTGCAGCGACTTGAGCAAGAGGGCTATATCCAAAAGCGCGTGGCCCTGCTATCGCCACAAAAGCTCAATCTAGGGGTCACGGTCTTTGTCTCCATTCGCACCACCCAGCACAACGATCAATGGATGCACAAGCTCACGCGAGTGATTGACGACATTCCCGAAATCGTGGAGTTCTATCGCATGAGCGGCGACATCGACTACCTGCTGCGAGTGGTCGTGCCCGATGTCCAGAGTTATGACGCCGTGTACAAACGCCTGGTCAAAGGCATAGAACTCTCAGGTGTGTCATCGAGCTTTGCCATGGAGCAAATCAAGTGGACTACCGCCCTGCCGCTGGACTACATTCCGATGTCCAAATCCTGA
- a CDS encoding Bug family tripartite tricarboxylate transporter substrate binding protein — protein MSSITRRSFAWGAAALLAGAPALSQAQAGSYPAGNTPIRIVVPYAAGGSSDFVARLLVRKMGDNMKHSFIVDNRPGGNTIIAAEHVSKAKPDGYTIYLIGELTHASLQALNKKLPFDPVKDFSGITNLVESPLVISVPKSFPASTLKEFVDYAKAHPAEVNFGSAGLGNTLHLAGENFSGQTGVQLNHVQYKGASQAILDLLAGRIQVMFDLPQTPLPHIQAGKLKALAVTSAQRLPMLPAVPTTTEAGFPSYRFVTRIGVAAPGGTPQPILDKLYAEISKVVADPEFRTAVEGQAMFPAPSASPAAYQKRLQDSMATVGELLRGANVQPQ, from the coding sequence ATGTCCTCGATTACACGTCGCAGCTTTGCATGGGGTGCAGCCGCTTTGCTGGCTGGAGCCCCGGCTTTGTCGCAGGCCCAGGCAGGGAGCTACCCCGCCGGCAATACGCCGATTCGCATCGTGGTTCCTTACGCTGCCGGTGGCTCGTCCGACTTTGTCGCACGACTGCTGGTACGCAAGATGGGTGACAACATGAAGCACAGCTTCATTGTGGATAACCGTCCCGGTGGCAACACCATCATTGCTGCCGAGCATGTGTCCAAGGCCAAGCCAGATGGCTACACCATCTACCTGATTGGTGAGCTGACCCATGCCTCGCTGCAGGCTCTCAACAAGAAGCTGCCTTTTGACCCGGTCAAGGACTTTTCCGGCATTACCAACCTGGTGGAGTCGCCGTTGGTGATCTCCGTGCCCAAGTCGTTCCCGGCGTCCACCCTGAAAGAGTTCGTGGACTATGCCAAGGCTCATCCAGCAGAGGTGAACTTCGGCTCGGCCGGGCTGGGCAATACCCTGCATCTGGCAGGTGAGAACTTCTCGGGCCAGACCGGGGTGCAACTCAATCACGTGCAGTACAAGGGTGCATCGCAGGCGATCCTGGATTTGCTGGCGGGGCGCATACAGGTCATGTTCGATCTGCCCCAGACACCGCTGCCTCATATTCAGGCCGGCAAGCTCAAGGCACTGGCGGTGACATCGGCCCAGCGCCTTCCCATGCTGCCCGCAGTGCCCACGACGACCGAAGCAGGCTTTCCTTCTTACCGTTTTGTGACCCGCATTGGTGTGGCAGCGCCCGGTGGTACACCCCAGCCCATCCTGGACAAGCTGTATGCCGAGATCAGCAAGGTTGTGGCTGACCCTGAGTTTCGTACTGCGGTGGAAGGCCAGGCCATGTTCCCGGCACCCAGCGCATCGCCAGCGGCCTACCAAAAGCGTCTGCAAGACAGCATGGCCACGGTGGGTGAGCTGCTGCGCGGTGCGAATGTGCAACCCCAGTAA
- a CDS encoding lysophospholipid acyltransferase family protein produces MANGLQKIKTGSRAVWRGLRLLAHVAKGAWIVAFRFPQLHYLQQHEHVQAWAATLLLRAGVQLEIKGQPPAKGPVLMVSNHISWLDIPLLHAARHCRFISKSDVKGWPIIGTLATAAGTLYIQRSSRRDAVRMVGAMAEAFKRGEILAVFPEGTTGDGRSLLSFHSNLLEAAVQCDAPVQPVGLRFVDGKTGGTSYAATYVGDETLLGSIWRVLCSDQLIAVVHYGEAQSAQGRDRRAWAKDLHTEVDRLRSA; encoded by the coding sequence ATGGCAAACGGCTTGCAAAAAATCAAAACCGGCTCGCGTGCGGTATGGCGCGGACTGCGTCTGCTGGCCCATGTGGCCAAGGGCGCCTGGATCGTGGCGTTTCGCTTTCCACAGCTGCACTATCTGCAGCAGCACGAGCATGTGCAGGCATGGGCTGCAACCTTGCTGCTGCGCGCTGGTGTTCAGCTGGAGATCAAGGGGCAGCCACCGGCCAAAGGGCCGGTACTCATGGTCAGCAACCATATCTCCTGGCTCGATATTCCGCTGCTGCACGCGGCGCGCCATTGCCGCTTTATCTCCAAGTCCGACGTCAAGGGCTGGCCCATCATCGGCACGCTGGCGACGGCTGCGGGCACGCTCTACATCCAGCGCAGCTCGCGCCGCGATGCGGTGCGCATGGTGGGAGCCATGGCAGAGGCCTTCAAGCGCGGCGAAATCCTTGCCGTCTTTCCAGAAGGGACGACGGGCGATGGACGCAGCCTGCTCTCGTTTCACTCCAATCTGCTCGAAGCCGCCGTGCAATGCGATGCGCCGGTGCAGCCCGTGGGGCTGCGCTTTGTCGACGGCAAGACAGGCGGCACCAGCTATGCCGCCACCTATGTGGGCGATGAGACCCTGCTGGGCTCCATCTGGCGCGTGCTTTGCTCGGACCAGCTGATTGCCGTGGTGCACTATGGCGAGGCGCAGAGCGCACAAGGGCGCGACCGCCGCGCCTGGGCCAAGGACTTGCACACCGAGGTGGACCGCCTGCGCAGCGCATGA
- the metC gene encoding cystathionine beta-lyase: MSTAHQASTLLAHAARRPELHHGMVNTPIYRGSTIISTSLAQWESRKRPDNPYASYGRFGTPTTGALEEAMAEAEGGFRSIVLPSGLAACTHAILALVSTGDHVLLPDSVYGPTRAFSERVLARFGIEAEFYDPCIGAGIATQMRKSTRVVFVEAPGSGTFEMQDIPAIAAQAHAVGAYVVMDNTWATPLFFKPFEHGVDVSVQAGTKYIVGHSDAILGVATANERAWPLLQKGVQDFGQTIGPDDIFLALRGMRTLPLRMQHHWATGLHLAQMLQQHPMVQRVMHPALPQDPGHALWKRDFTGASGLFSIALRPMERQALATFIDSLQLFGIGLSWGGYESLVLPMDAPRRNTQTWDLKGPLVRIHAGLEDAGDLAADLCQALEAAERLIPDTERALVAVG; encoded by the coding sequence ATGTCCACTGCACACCAGGCCTCCACTCTCTTGGCGCATGCCGCACGCCGGCCAGAGCTTCACCATGGGATGGTGAATACGCCGATTTACCGAGGCTCCACCATCATCTCGACAAGCCTTGCGCAGTGGGAGAGTCGCAAGCGGCCTGACAACCCCTATGCCTCCTATGGGCGGTTTGGGACGCCGACCACGGGTGCACTGGAAGAAGCGATGGCCGAAGCTGAGGGGGGCTTTCGCTCCATCGTCCTGCCCTCCGGTCTGGCCGCCTGCACGCACGCCATTCTGGCGCTGGTCAGTACAGGGGATCATGTATTGCTGCCCGACAGCGTGTACGGCCCGACCCGCGCCTTCAGCGAGCGCGTGCTGGCACGTTTTGGAATCGAAGCCGAGTTCTACGATCCCTGCATCGGTGCGGGCATTGCCACACAGATGCGCAAGAGCACACGTGTTGTGTTTGTGGAGGCTCCAGGCTCGGGCACTTTCGAGATGCAGGACATTCCGGCCATTGCCGCGCAGGCTCATGCCGTGGGTGCCTATGTGGTGATGGACAACACCTGGGCCACACCGTTGTTCTTCAAGCCTTTCGAGCATGGTGTGGATGTCTCGGTGCAGGCAGGAACCAAGTACATCGTGGGCCATTCGGATGCCATTCTTGGTGTGGCTACTGCCAACGAGCGGGCCTGGCCGCTGCTGCAAAAGGGCGTGCAGGACTTTGGTCAGACCATTGGGCCGGACGACATTTTCCTGGCTCTGCGTGGCATGCGTACGCTGCCATTGCGCATGCAGCATCACTGGGCCACAGGGCTGCACCTGGCGCAGATGCTGCAGCAGCATCCGATGGTGCAGCGTGTCATGCACCCTGCGCTACCGCAGGACCCAGGCCATGCCTTGTGGAAGCGTGACTTCACCGGTGCCAGCGGACTCTTTTCGATTGCATTGCGCCCTATGGAACGCCAGGCCCTGGCGACCTTCATCGACAGCTTGCAGCTGTTTGGTATTGGTTTGTCCTGGGGCGGTTATGAAAGCCTGGTGCTACCCATGGACGCACCAAGGCGCAATACCCAGACTTGGGATCTGAAGGGGCCGCTGGTGCGCATCCATGCAGGGCTGGAGGATGCCGGTGATCTGGCCGCTGATCTGTGTCAGGCGCTGGAGGCAGCCGAACGGCTGATTCCAGATACAGAGCGGGCTTTAGTTGCAGTTGGATAA